Proteins encoded by one window of Salvia splendens isolate huo1 chromosome 14, SspV2, whole genome shotgun sequence:
- the LOC121763566 gene encoding uncharacterized protein LOC121763566 has product MELQDSGMLSRDQLLYLFDRFDSLISQPEVKTRIADAVNDKQEPVAVTTTIQEEIFMEMGVDPQFGLSCLGKVSLAYEDDRDLIIQFYGFVAKEEIACEEAELGPERFAERTEMLRRLEAEQLEMLKNMRNFQLDDQSAILEKIHQQMENAGFEPDTSLLSVEQIQDIVGRRVTPVFQPI; this is encoded by the exons ATGGAGCTCCAAGATTCAGGAATGTTATCTAGAGATCAACTGCTTTATCTCTTTGATCGATTCGACTCCCTCATCTCGCAGCCTG AGGTGAAGACACGGATTGCTGATGCCGTCAATGACAAGCAG GAGCCTGTAGCTGTAACCACAACAATTCAAGAGGAGATTTTCATGGAGATGGGAGTTG ACCCACAGTTTGGCTTATCTTGCTTGGGAAAAGTGAGCTTGGCTTATGAGGATGATCGAGATTTGATAATTCAGTTCTATGGTTTTGTAGCAAA GGAAGAGATAGCTTGTGAGGAAGCAGAACTTGGACCAGAAAGATTTGCAGAAAGAACTGAAATGCTGCGGCGTTTAGAAGCAGAG CAACTGGAGATGTTGAAGAACATGCGCAACTTCCAGCTGGATGATCAGTCTGCAATCCTTGAAAAG ATTCATCAACAAATGGAGAATGCTGGCTTTGAACCTGACACATCGCTCTTATCAGTCGAGCAAATTCAAGACATTGTTGGAAGAAGAGTGACCCCAGTTTTTCAGCCAATATAG
- the LOC121763610 gene encoding 50S ribosomal protein L27, chloroplastic-like — translation MAAVSLSFNLAGAFKGLSIGSSSSSSFFRGDFGLIHMGQNASVMLPMKPPLTIESAHKKGAGSTKNGRDSPGQRLGVKIFGDQAAKAGSIIVRQRGTKFHPGNNVGLGRDHTIFALIDGLVKFEKFGPDKKKISVYPREVQPENPNSYRARKRESFRLQRERRRARKEIREGIVVQPQLVLASAAEDAAVC, via the exons ATGGCGGCTGTGAGTTTGAGTTTCAATCTGGCGGGGGCGTTCAAAGGGCTTTCCATCGGCTCCAGCTCCTCGTCTTCATTTTTCAGAGGCGATTTCGGTTTGATTCACATGGGGCAAAACGCCTCCGTTATGCTTCCGATGAAGCCGCCGCTGACGATTGAGTCGGCGCACAAGAAAGGAGCTGGAAGCACTAAGAACGGCCGCGACTCGCCGGGCCAGCGGCTTGGAGTCAAAATCTTCGGCGATCAAGCAGCCAAGGCTGGCTCCATTATCGTCCGCCAACGCGGCACCAAg TTTCATCCCGGCAACAACGTTGGGCTTGGTAGGGATCACACTATTTTTGCCTTGATCGATGGACTAGTGAAGTTTGAGAAGTTTGGACCAGACAAGAAAAAG ATTAGTGTCTACCCCCGAGAAGTGCAACCCGAGAACCCCAACAGTTACAGAGCACGAAAGAGGGAATCGTTCAGATTACAACGCGAGCGAAGAAGAGCTAGAAAAGAAATCAGAGAAGGCATTGTGGTTCAACCTCAACTGGTTCTTGCCTCTGCTGCTGAAGATGCAGCAGTTTGTTAG
- the LOC121764058 gene encoding uncharacterized protein LOC121764058 — translation MVNSRGDSRLDVVEKANAELNERVTTLESKLDSLLVEMRAGFASLTPGTKVPPEGEASSENRESNSVSTGNNSESPMPTFDGTDALAWLARAEQYFLISNTASEKRVGVAMVALAGAALPWYQLLRKRVPDLSWARFARELMKRFGGNGALDEYEAFAAVRHTGSLAEYMAAFEARLAQVPDIACHQYLGFFMAALRPEVRLQMKAAKITSYEDAVELALDIDLLASQHPPRAAPPPSHGVSQPYVGQQRRPTATGYSNPPSQFSSTGSSRPVSKRFRNISPEEYRRHIAAGTCVKCGLKFSPTHKCPPKTLNVLICEEDELPAEDLELEDPTELEDMSKPELSVLSLHGLDTANTMKLFGHVGQQQVKIMVDSGANYCFISEQCAQLLQLRITPTSPYSVVLGDGSTRRAAGICKGVTVTMANEDFTISCYVFPLRNIDIILGVSWLASLGYVMVNWQHSSMDFSVHGRPVALKGNPSLMRRACSTGDLRRLEEGDCGWILHSIDTTPSASPFGIDPALSAEATDQLRHLIRQYPEITESATDLPPRRQIDHRIPLLPGTEPVSVRPYRYNHLQKDEMEKLVAEMLESGVIQPSTSPFSSPVLLVHKKDGSWRFCVDYRELNKRTVPDKYPIPVIQELLDELHGARWFSKIDLKAGYHQIRVATEDVPKTAFQTHSGHYEFLVMPFGLTNAPATFQSLMNDIFRPALRKYVLVFFRRYPRLQYLVARPSAPPTLGFHGPAGSLTRGECKEVPPGPRQRRIFRPHRVLRRR, via the coding sequence atggTGAACTCTCGAGGTGATTCTCGCCTTGACGTGGTGGAGAAGGCAAATGCGGAACTCAACGAACGAGTCACAACTTTGGAATCCAAGCTCGACTCCTTGTTGGTCGAGATGCGTGCGGGATTCGCGTCCCTCACCCCCGGTACCAAGGTCCCTCCGGAGGGCGAGGCTTCCTCCGAGAACCGAGAATCAAATTCAGTTTCAACCGGAAACAATTCCGAATCCCCTATGCCGACTTTTGACGGCACTGACGCCCTCGCATGGCTGGCAAGGGCGGAGCAGTACTTCCTGATTTCGAATACGGCGTCCGAGAAGCGGGTGGGTGTAGCCATGGTGGCACTGGCTGGTGCCGCCCTCCCCTGGTATCAGCTCCTGCGGAAACGGGTTCCAGACCTCTCCTGGGCCCGATTTGCTCGTGAGTTGATGAAGCGTTTCGGGGGAAATGGGGCCCTGGACGAGTACGAGGCCTTTGCGGCAGTCCGCCACACGGGCTCCCTCGCTGAATATATGGCAGCCTTCGAGGCTCGCCTCGCACAGGTACCAGATATAGCCTGTCACCAGTACCTCGGGTTCTTCATGGCAGCCCTCCGTCCCGAAGTGCGCCTCCAGATGAAAGCCGCCAAGATTACGTCGTATGAGGACGCTGTAGAGTTGGCACTGGACATCGACCTGCTCGCTTCACAGCACCCGCCGCGGGCAGCTCCTCCCCCCTCCCACGGTGTGTCTCAGCCCTACGTCGGCCAGCAACGCCGTCCAACAGCAACCGGCTACTCGAACCCTCCATCTCAGTTCTCCTCCACGGGGTCATCCCGGCCGGTGTCCAAACGCTTCCGGAATATTTCACCGGAGGAGTATAGGAGGCACATCGCAGCCGGCACATGTGTCAAGTGCGGTCTTAAGTTTAGCCCGACTCACAAGTGCCCGCCCAAGACCCTCAATGTCCTCATCTGCGAAGAAGACGAGCTGCCAGCAGAGGACCTGGAGCTCGAGGACCCTACGGAGCTGGAGGATATGAGTAAACCGGAACTCTCCGTTTTATCCCTACATGGCTTGGACACGGCAAATACCATGAAATTGTTCGGCCATGTGGGTCAGCAGCAGGTCAAGATCATGGTGGATAGCGGGGCTAACTACTGTTTCATCTCCGAGCAGTGCGCCCAACTGCTCCAACTGCGGATCACCCCAACGTCGCCCTACTCAGTCGTACTAGGGGACGGCTCCACGCGGCGTGCGGCTGGAATCTGCAAAGGAGTCACGGTCACAATGGCAAACGAGGACTTCACCATATCTTGCTATGTGTTCCCCCTTCGCAACATCGATATCATTTTGGGAGTGTCGTGGCTCGCCTCCCTGGGGTATGTCATGGTCAATTGGCAACATTCCTCGATGGATTTCTCCGTCCACGGCAGACCCGTGGCCCTCAAGGGGAACCCATCCCTCATGCGGCGGGCCTGCTCCACCGGGGACCTCCGTCGCCTGGAGGAAGGCGACTGCGGATGGATCCTCCACTCAATAGACACCACACCGTCAGCTTCTCCTTTCGGCATTGACCCGGCCCTATCTGCCGAGGCCACGGACCAATTGCGGCATCTGATCAGGCAATACCCCGAAATCACGGAGTCCGCAACCGACCTACCACCCCGCCGCCAGATTGACCACAGAATACCACTTCTACCAGGGACGGAACCCGTCTCCGTTCGTCCATACCGTTACAATCATCTACAGAAGGACGAAATGGAAAAGCTCGTGGCGGAAATGCTGGAGTCAGGCGTAATCCAGCCCAGCACAAGTCCATTCTCCAGCCCGGTACTCCTCGTTCACAAAAAAGATGGCTCTTGGAGGTTCTGCGTGGACTACCGGGAGTTGAACAAAAGGACGGTTCCGGACAAGTACCCAATTCCGGTGATACAAGAATTGTTGGACGAACTACATGGGGCCCGATGGTTCAGCAAGATCGACTTGAAGGCGGGGTACCACCAAATCCGGGTGGCGACCGAGGACGTCCCAAAAACCGCTTTCCAAACCCACTCCGGCCATTACGAGTTCTTGGTAATGCCATTCGGCCTCACCAACGCCCCGGCTACCTTCCAGAGCCTCATGAATGATATTTTCAGGCCGGCATTGCGGAAGTATGTGTTAGTTTTTTTTCGACGATATCCTCGTCTACAGTACCTCGTGGCCCGACCTTCTGCACCACCTACACTTGGTTTTCACGGCCCTGCAGGCTCACTCACTCGTGGTGAATGCAAAGAAGTGCCTCCTGGGCCGAGACAGCGTCGAATATTTAGGCCACATCGTGTCCTTCGAAGGCGTTAA